TTAAATGGCTGTTGATCAGATGAAGTAAGAAATCTTAAGATAAAACACCAGGTACTGATAAATTGTCATCATTTTTGAGAGACTAATGGACCAATtggactttttaaaaagaatcaTGAAATTATTTGACAGTTAAAGTAATATTTGCTTGTAGTTAGTTAATAatacttattttaatttatagCAGCGATGATACATTTTCTGGCAGGAGAACAAGcttcaaacacaacacataTTATCAACTAATAACATAACCTGAGGAATGTGTAATAAAACAACAGCCTATAAACACATctagagcaacattagcattaatttggaaTAACCTGATGAATTTAACTCCGATACTCACtcacagctgctaaatgctccactatgttctccagttagttgctaactttgtctgtttgtcatttggTGCTGTGGAAGTAGCATATGgagggtttttagagctttttttgctgcttcagtgagcagtgagagtgaatgaGAACAGTCAAGTTGTggactgtaaaaccaaaacaacaagctaaaagatgctaaaatgctaaaagaGCTGCGTGGAACTGCAGAGTTGTTGATGattctctgtgagtttgtcacAAGGAGTAACACCCTTCATATTACGTTAATCTGATCCAttactgatataaaaaaattgattagtgcagctttaaatttcaGTTAAATCAGTTTCTTGACCCTTTAAACAAGCTTTTGAAATAAGCCTTCATCTCAGTTAGTTTGATTGTAATAGTGTGGATAAAAACGACAGAGATCTCCAAATCAAAACTGTTCTATAGCTCAATGCCTATCTGATCACCTCAGTCCATAAATATTAGAGATaaacaaagaacacaaacaaaccaaatagGGCTGAATACATAACCTTCTCAGAGGTAAAAAGTTTCTATCAAAAGCTGTGACGTAGGGCTGGGCAATACatcaatattatattgatatcatgaaattatattgatatcatgatattatattgatatcgTGTaatgagactagatatcatcttagattttggatattattatattataatatggtataagtgttgtctttggctggttttaaaggctgcattttagtaaaatgatgtaattttcaCGGCGAGTCGACAGACCAACCACCGTATCTGAATTTGCATGAGTACAACTTGACCTCAACTTTATTCAAATGATCAATGAAGTCAGGCCAGCTCacaaactcagatcaaactatCAAACtgggcagtgctgatcaaatatgaatcaagattctgttactgaaGTTactatttctcacctcaaatgttttcagaaacatattttactgtactgtttagctgtacaATGAGATTGTTTGTAATGCAGCCGCCATATTGAAAACAGCAGAGCAAAAACCAAACACCGCCCAACTCGCAGTACGTCACTCACCGGCCGAGCATTCAGTGGTCTGGTGCGTCCAGATCTGTCGTTGCCGGAGTCTGTGTGtccattaatcattttatccacattactgatgattatttatcaaaatttttattgtgtaaatattttgtgaaagcaccaatagtcatctcTATAATATTGTCTCGATATCAATATTGAGGTATTTCGTCAAAAATATcgtaatatttgattttgttcatATCGCTCAGCCCTAATGCTACCAAAACCAAACAACCTCATCAAGTGCAGACGATATGACACACACCTGGTGAATTTGCTCTTGGAGTGGACACCTTGATGCTTAGGGAGAGTCCAGGAGAACCAGTTCGTCTCCTGTCCATCTCGCAGTTCCTCAGCATCAAGGAGAAGTCGCCCTGATTCTGGGCCGGCTGGGTGTCCTTCAAAGTCAGCACCAATGCTCCTCTCCCTTTGCCGTGGTACTCCACCGCAGTCTCCTTCTTCAGACAATGTGGCTGTGTGACATTCAGAAACTGAACAGATGCCGTTTGTTTGGCTGGGATCTGAAAGTACCACTCCATTACATCGTCGTCAGGAAAACTGTCCGGGTAGTTTGGAGAAAGCAACTCGGAAGACGAAGTCCCTTGTGGTAAAGTCAGTGTAATTTTGGCAAGAGCTGGAAGAGAAAAAACCATAAACTGTCAAATAATTTGATGTTTGACACTTGACCTGAGACAGAGAAGACGTTATTAGGATGCTACAATTTACACTAACTTACACTTGATTTCCTCCCCAACAGACACATCAAACTGGCCATTTTGCAGCTTCTGACCTGCTGGGACCTCCAGAGAAAAGCTCCCTTGATTCAGTATCTGAGCACTGCTGATAGTACCAGTCCTGCAGTATTTCCCTAAAGCCACGTTCCCTGTATCCTGGAAGGCCTGGAGGGTGTAGGTGTGTCTGTCTGGGCAGCTCACAGATGGATTAATCTGTGTCAGACCTGTCTTGGTGAAGTCTATTTGAAATGCTTTTGATGTTGGAGCTTTCAGGTTCCAGGTGAACTTGCGTTTAAAATCCAGCAAAGGGAGGGAGCCGGAGTCAGCCTGGATGATGTGGCCGTTGCACGACTTTGTGGTACATTCTGAGAAGACATTTTCACATAAATCCAAGCATATTAGCTCTGCAAGATAATTTGATTTCTTTACAAGATAACCAGAGACGAGATGAGAACCCTCTTACCTATATTTCGTACAATCTCCATGCTGAATACATCTTGAGGTCTGGAACATTCAAACTCCACCGAGACAGGAGCGTTATCTTTTAACAGCACAGATGTACTACATTGTCGTGAGCGTCCTGACCCTGTGCAGACTTTGCACACCGACCCTCTGACCTGACTACTGCTGATGTTGAGGGTGGTGCCTCGGTCAGGGGCAATGGTCAGCTTCTGAGCCCCTAGATAAAATGtagaaagagagactgagagaatcACAACTTgataaagagaaaacaaagatagATATATGCTTGCACTCAATGTCAATATGACTAAGGCTGACAGCTTGGCTCCATTCCTCATGACTAACCAGGCCTGTGCTGAGCAAACACAGCCATGTTCAGTACCTAATGTGCTGCTTGACTCTATTGTCTCACATTTCCTGGTTACGCTGcgttctttctctttctatatatatgtatctacACGTTTCTAAAGTGAACAAAACAGACAGAACCTTCAATTTGACACATGACACATCAGACAGACTCCGTGAAGCTTTTGGACGATGAGGTTTTGTCACAGTGAAACTACACAGAGCCCTTCTTTCCGTTTTGTCCTCGTCTTGATCCTGCCTAACAACTTCATTTACTCTGGACAGGACTAATCAATACACTCATTCAACGATTAATCAACACGGTAAACAGCATAATAAAAACGGCAAAGAAATAGTAAACTGCATAATCTAATAATTCTGTCTGATGTTGCGTCCTACAATTATTGTCCTGTAATTTGAGGAATAGTCCTTTCTGATGCTTGAAATAATTATCCACCTCACCTTTTCACAGTAAATCATTTCACAGTAAATCTTcatcagttattttttatttagtgttAGTCCTGTTTAGTCACATGTCCTTGTTAATTTTTATCATATTTCGTCAAACTGGTTAAAGGTCATCCTGATTTTTTTAGTCAAGTAAAAGTCTAGGCATTTTAGTCTTATCTAAGTCAAAGAAAACTATTTCTTAGATtttagtcaatgaaaactgttgacattttagtcTCCTTTAGCCATCAGATTAcaatgaatatttcattcaatCTGGTCAAGCCAAAACCAAAACTTATCATTATCTGATGAAAACACAGGTTGAATGATTGAGAATGCAGCTTTGGAAAAGTGTCTGGTCTGATGGGATCAATTTAAGGGACAATACATCCAAACATGGAACATGTTCTGATTTGCATATTTCTTTTAAACCAGCACGATTCAAAAACTGGGGCCCATTACAGTCTTTAAAACTACTATAAAATAATAAGAGCTGTAATTTTTGGTTGTCTTAAGTACAAACTTACCTTTCTGTTCTGAACAACggaaataaaagtaataaaataaaaaagaatactgtacatacactaATTGCAAATAGATCTGAGGTCTGTgttaacaagaaaagaaaaaacactgtgcCCCACTTAATAATGACATAAGGTTAAAAAATGCTGTCTAGCAAGCTAGTTCTCAATGTTTGCTAGAATAACAACAACCATAAGGAAAGGTAAAGTTATACACTACTGTTTTATGGCTCACGATTCACTCGCACTATATACACGCAAACGTGACCTGGAgtctattttctctgttttatgcgTGTAACTACAGTCGTTTTGTATTGGGGTCTGAGTGCTTCCAACGCGCGGGTTACGTACATTCAGCAGTGCACCTGAACGCCTCAGTAAACACAGacggagctgctgctgctctgctcactAACATGCTGCTCAGACTGCGACTCCTGTCTATAAtattctgtttcctcttttttgtaaacgaaaataaagagagaagctttttattttttaaactacattttagtcTCTTATTTTTTCGTCAACAGCATGTTGATATAGTCACAGTTAGTGTTTAATGACGTCGGTGCCGTCTCGTCTGGTCTTAGTCATGGAGAAAAAGGTCGTTGACGATCATTTTTAGTCATAGCTTTCGTTAACGAAATGAACATTAGACTTGAACTTACCTGATACcgtgaaaacaataaaagtaagAAAGAAGAAGATCTGTAGTGAGACTCTGGCTGTTGATAAGGACATGCTGCCCCACAATTTAGCTCTTTGGCTTTGATCCGGAGGGAAATAGATGGAGATCTGCGCATTATTTCACGGCTTTCTTGTCCAAAGTTGCGACCATCCTGCGCCACATTTTCTTGTCGTTTACGTGCAACTCAACTCGTAGTTATCGAGACTCAATTGCTTCacttcctgtatgtgtgtgtgtgcgccaaCAGCAAGGACACACCTTTTAATGTAAAGGCGTGGCCAGGTCAGCCATTTTGGCAGGTACAGAGTTCATTCACGCGTCATAACCGTAACACATCCGTGGTTATAATATTTagataatattttgttttttgagttaACAAAGAAAAAGCCCTGTTGAAATCAATGCAATTCTGCAAAATAAACGCAATAAATACAGAGATTACAGTTGATAGAATAAGAATATAATAGAAATATTACAGTGAAACCTAATAGATATAAGATAATGAACTCTAATAGACTcataaatgttcatgtttttctaaTGTATTTTTACAGATAAATGATCTTCCCTAAGTGATCCTTGTTGGCAGGCATATCTGAATGCTCTTAATTTGGGGTAAATAAGTCAAACAAGTCTCAGCAGGAGGTAAACAGTTTTGCTGAGAAGTCAAGCTGATAAAATCTCTTTACATGCCAAACGACCTGCACTTCACTCACAGGCTGTATTACAGTGGATATTAGAATATTTTCCAATACACGTTTTAACGAGTGAAAACACGTCCTACTCTACTTCTAACAAATTGAAATAATTACAGAAGAGTGATAACCTCTCCCTGacagttaaataaaatgaactgtgatgctttttaaaagaaaataaaattctgTATATTAAACTAACTGTAGGATATATAAAGTACTCAGAGCTTGCACCACCTGGACCTGCATCATCATTTAAATACTGCTTATTTTGCATCAATAATTTCATACGCTGAAAGGGGCCATTTTCAAAAAATTTCTTTTACTTTGtgcttaaatacattttactgataataaTCCTCACCTCAGAAGAGCATATGCATTTGTAAAATGTATATGATGCgtgtatttttgtttacaaTTTACTCAATAGCAATCAAATCGAAGACAACAATGATGGGTgcggaaaaaaaatctgagttaTAGCCATAAATTAAAGGTGAATCCTGCACCTTAAAATCCCCCCAAACTTTCCAAAATACATAATCTTTGCATCACTAACTGTGTTCActtgaaatacagtaaaatccAAATTGATTTAGGCTAAAGAGAACAGGTCATAGAGAACTGAAATATAACCTATAATCAATTTTATTGAAACCGTTGGAACATGAATACAAATAAGCACGTATATTGAACTTGACATTATAAATCtaacaatataaatattgaaAGCCTCTCTGTCAGTCATAAACAACATCTATTTCTCAGAATgtgttggaaaaaaagaaaactattaCACTTACTTTGAACATTACTATAGATTAAATATGTGACGTCACACGTTAAAGTTCAGTTTTCAGTGCAAAAAATCCTACACATGGGATAAGGCAAAAAACTCTCTAGAAAGATTAAAAACTATAGGCTACAAACACTGTTTAAAGAGAAAGGTGTGCACAGTTTGACATAACCCAGGCTATAGAAGGCCTACAAAAACACATTGGTGTTGGTCCCAGTATAGATTACTATTGGCTAGTATAATCTGTCATACATTACCTTGCTTGTCCTAATGAGGCGAGCTATTAAGGGTTAAAGAACACccaaaactaaaacatttgatcaaaaAGTTATCCAAAGCTccgcatcatcatcatcatcatcatcatcattcatccaGGTGAACAGTTGAATGGCTACAATTATCGTATAGGCAGCACAGGCTAATTACCAAGTAATAAAGATAATTTCAGTTATCTGGGTCTCCTCTGCTCCATCCCATTGGGCAGAAATCCTGCAATGATCGGGACTGGCCATATGAGAGCAGCAACACTCCACACaatgatcaccaaagtcatgaAACAAGCCACAAGTGTCGACTCGATTGGCTTCCTGTTCAGCCTCCAACTTTTGTCCCCCTTCAGCTCATCGAGGCTGAAATCCACGCAGCAGAAAGTGACCTGATCCCCGCTCTGCTGGCCCCGCGCCCGGCCCTGGCCAAACCTCCGGTACCGAGACATCCCGCATCCCACGCACAGCCTCAACTCCTGCTGACCCCCTGTGACCCCGAGGTGCTCGATGACGACGGGCGAGGTCGCCCTGTTGAAAGCCGCGGAGAAAAAAGCCCTTCCTTGGTTGTTGGTGGTGTAGATAAGCACATCACACTGGAAGCCGAAGCTGCTGTCCCAGCGGGCCACCAGCGAGGTGGGCAGGAGTCTCTGGACGCTCACGTTGCACTGGGACAGCGACTGCagggaggatgatgatgatgaggaggaggcgTCGGACGAGGCTTCGCTCTCCTCCACAGACCTCTTGGAGAAGCGCACGTCCACCTCCAGGTTGGCCAGGAACCTGTTGGAGGAGTTGATGGGCGGCAGGAGCAGGTCTTCGTCGCTCCAGCCTTGGCATCGCTGGAGAAGTCCGGCCACCGCGGTCAGAGCCAGCAGGAGAGTCGGACAGTTGTTCAGCATGGCACAGGGCGCGTCTCTCCTGCTCGCATGGTGCTGTGACGATCCGCAGGCGACGGACGAGGCAGTGTTTGAAAATGCCAGTCGccagtgatttttaaaaacgCAGCTCCCGATGGAGAGATTCAATTCCCTGCCCGACTGGTATAAATGGAAACGTCCAATGTCTGTCACATGCGcgcatcccccccccccacccctccctcccttccctctgGATATTTTCCTTATGACTTGCTCTCCAAATGTAGCCTTGCAATTGCTTTTACAGGAGAAGCAGGCTGAGCAGCAGCTTTGTGCGCTGTGCCTTCATCACAGCTCTGAGCTCTTCACTCCCTCTGTGTCACTTCAGGTGTGAGCGCTGAGCAC
This sequence is a window from Thunnus thynnus chromosome 10, fThuThy2.1, whole genome shotgun sequence. Protein-coding genes within it:
- the LOC137191704 gene encoding transmembrane protein 158, giving the protein MLNNCPTLLLALTAVAGLLQRCQGWSDEDLLLPPINSSNRFLANLEVDVRFSKRSVEESEASSDASSSSSSSSLQSLSQCNVSVQRLLPTSLVARWDSSFGFQCDVLIYTTNNQGRAFFSAAFNRATSPVVIEHLGVTGGQQELRLCVGCGMSRYRRFGQGRARGQQSGDQVTFCCVDFSLDELKGDKSWRLNRKPIESTLVACFMTLVIIVWSVAALIWPVPIIAGFLPNGMEQRRPR